One stretch of Ammospiza nelsoni isolate bAmmNel1 chromosome 21, bAmmNel1.pri, whole genome shotgun sequence DNA includes these proteins:
- the UNC119 gene encoding protein unc-119 homolog A: MKVKKSGGAGGAAAARTEEELGRKALIGPDDVLGLQRVTSDYLCTPEENVYKIDFTRFKIRDMESGTVLFEITKPAASEREHNDRKDVDPNAGRFVRYQFTPAFLRLRQVGATVEFTVGDKPINNFRMIERHYFRDQLLKSFDFEFGFCIPSSKNTCEHIYEFPQLSEDLIREMILHPYETQSDSFYFVDNKLVMHNKADYSYSGGP; encoded by the exons atGAAGGTGAAGaagagcggcggggccgggggggcggcggcggccagGACCGAGGAGGAGCTGGGCCGAAAGGCGCTCATCGGGCCCGACgatgtgctggggctgcagcggGTCACCAGCG ATTATTTGTGCACTCCCGAGGAAAATGTTTACAAGATAGACTTCACCAGGTTCAAAATCCGGGACATGGAATCTGGCACAGTCTTGTTTGAAATCACCAAGCCAGCAGCTTCAG AGCGGGAGCACAATGACAGGAAGGACGTGGACCCCAACGCCGGACGCTTCGTGCGCTATCAGTTCACGCCCGCCTTCCTCAGACTGCGGCAAGTGGGAGCCAC GGTGGAATTCACAGTAGGGGACAAACCCATTAATAATTTCCGTATGATCGAGCGGCACTACTTCCGTGACCAGCTGCTGAAAAGTTTTGATTTTGAATTTGGCTTCTGCATCCCCAGCAGTAAAAATACTTGTGAGCACATCTATGAATTCCCCCAGCTCTCGGAGGATCTCA TTCGAGAGATGATCCTGCACCCCTACGAGACACAGTCGGACAGTTTCTACTTTGTAGACAACAAGCTGGTGATGCACAACAAGGCAGATTATTCATACAGTGGAGGACCTTGA
- the PIGS gene encoding GPI transamidase component PIG-S translates to MVAAAAAMAADEAERARGRRAALSFATIAVVLGLPLWWKTTETYRAALPYADIDGLSQQPVQLVVPMAVVFAPGSVPRDLPRPLPFRDVQEMEISVNLRTSVTSRYEMRYRSTTAQEEAALAAATAREADAALYPLQDTTLGSLTMYVVPETSSLLPQGINVYVGKHRSALLRAGGGLAALQARLREVTQLMSFTATSIAAALSDRVPDGQLGPDARRSLKSSLGYEITFSLLNPDPKSHTVDWDIEGAVNRFVKPVLEKLSLVANFSVDSQILYYAVLGVTPRYDKESSSFLLSAHSLPHVINPVEARLGSSAASLYPVLNFLLYVPERSHSPLYIQDKDGAPVSTNAFHSPRWGGIMVYNVEAPASPQASLPVHVDVDMARVMEVFLAQLRLLFGLSREEVPPEFLLESPGNEGLADWELDHLLWAHTVENIATVSTTLTSLAQLLDKIGNIVIKDDVASEVYRAVASVQSAVTELSLGHLLAAFQASKEAVTCSERAFFDPSLLHLLYFPDDQKFAIYIPLFLPMAVPILLSLAKIVRETRLRKKEPTKMD, encoded by the exons atggtggcggcggcggcggcgatgGCGGCGGATGAGGCAG agcgggcgcggggccggcgcgCCGCCCTGTCCTTCGCGACCATCGCCGTGGTGCTGGGACTGCCGCTGTGGTGGAAAACCACCGAGACCTACCGGGCTGCCCTGCCCTACGCGGACATCGATGGGCTCAGCCAGCAGCCG GTTCAGCTGGTGGTGCCCATGGCCGTGGTGTTCGCCCCGGGATCGGTGCCCAGGGATCTGCCGCGGCCGCTGCCCTTCAGGGACGTGCAGGAGATGGAGATTTCCGTGAACT TGAGAACCAGCGTCACGTCCCGCTATGAGATGCGCTATCGCAGCACCACGGCTcaggaggaggcagcactggctgcagccactgcaCGAG AGGCTGATGCTGCTCTGTACCCGCTGCAGGACACCACCCTGGGCTCTCTGACCATGTATGTGGTCCCTGAAACCTCCTCTCTCCTGCCTCAG GGCATCAATGTCTACGTGGGGAAGCACCGCAGCgccctgctgagggctgggggtggcctggctgccctgcaggccCGGCTGAGGGAGGTGACACAGCTGATGTCCTTCACTGCCACCTCCATCGCCGCCGCCCTCTCGGACCGTGTGCCCGACGGGCAGCTGGGCCCCGACGCACGGCGCAGCCTGAAATCCAGCCTGG GGTATGAGATCACCTTCAGCCTGCTGAACCCCGACCCCAAGTCCCACACGGTGGACTGGGACATCGAGGGGGCTGTGAACCGCTTTGTGAAGCCCGTCCTGGAGAAGCTGAGCTTGGTGGCCAACTTTTCTGTGGATTCACAG ATCCTGTACTACGCTGTCCTAGGAGTGACACCACGCTATGACAAGGAGTCCTCCAGCTTCCTCCTGAGTGCTCACAGCCTCCCACACGTCATCAACCCCGTGGAGGCCCGGCTGG GCTCCAGTGCTGCCTCACTCTACCCCGTGCTGAACTTCCTGCTCTATGTGCCAGAGCGCTCCCACTCCCCTCTGTACATCCAGGACAAGGATGGAGCCCCAGTGAGCACCAACGCCTTCCACAGCCCTCGCTGGGGTGGCATCATG GTTTACAACGTTGAAGCCCCTGCTTCCCCCCAAGCCTCCCTCCCTGTGCATGTGGATGTGGACATGGCACGAGTGATGGAGGTTTTCCTGGCCCAGCTCCG GTTACTCTTTGGGCTGTCTCGGGAAGAGGTGCCCCCCGAGTTCCTGCTGGAAAGCCCAGGGAATGAGGGGCTGGCAGACTGGGAGCTGGATCACCTGCTGTGGGCCCACACCGTGGAGAACATCGCCACCGTGTCCACCACGCTGACCTCGCTGGCCCAGCTCCTGGACAAGATCGGGAACATCGTCATCAAGGATGATGTTGCCTCTGAG GTGTACCGGGCAGTGGCCTCAGTGCAGAGCGCTGTGACTGAGCTGTCCTTGGGCCACCTGCTCGCAGCTTTCCAGGCCAGCAAGGAGGCTGTCACCTGCTCAGAGAGGGCTTTCTTTGACCCATctctcctccatctcctctACTTCCCCGATGACCAGAAATTTGCCATCTACATCCCGCTCTTCCTGCCCATGGCTGTCCCAATTCTCCTATCCTTGGCCAAGATTGTCCGGGAGACCAGGCTGCGGAAGAAGGAGCCCACCAAGATGGACTGA